In Ctenopharyngodon idella isolate HZGC_01 chromosome 1, HZGC01, whole genome shotgun sequence, a single genomic region encodes these proteins:
- the ildr1a gene encoding immunoglobulin-like domain-containing receptor 1a codes for MRRMVVSVLLLSLLISGILSIQVTLSETEKRTTLFASVILRCDFSTSSQLQNVMVTWKFKSFCKDPVLDYYSTAYQSALQLGQDPANDCVDSQRTVRTVAQKLGSNEAVLGAEYRDRKVYIQNKADLVINEVMWWDNGMYFCAVEAPGDTVGDSDKEMKLIVYHWLTVLLIVLGALMLIILLCVCCCQCCPQKCCCYVRCPCCPQTCCCPEKAVMQHRLMKEAQKAMTPWMNGQPLYAPMSNHSSSYQMNPMLYAGSASGKGHMTPVQLPPPHMSVNMPPPSIHGNGSVHGTNQVLDYLEGQVRGMDVNGPLLQPQHMSSPPLHMPPPPQHMPQHVPFSAGPPSMLSGLDDGPASRRFPSGSRGAGRSSGSSAYSASHRYPRPVIPRSYSQEDVLDSRSQSGGFRPRSRSRDDLLAFDHRGPSRRDDYSPPPRRGSWSSANEENSRRGGARGARGGGWSDHPPTYSEYEPGKKPVKRPERFSDKSSRSGTSIVI; via the exons ATGAGGCGGATGGTCGTTTCGGTGCTGCTTCTGAGTCTCCTGATCTCAG GGATTCTGTCGATCCAGGTCACTCTCTCTGAGACAGAGAAACGCACGACTCTCTTTGCTTCGGTCATCTTGCGCTGTGATTTTTCCACCTCCTCGCAGCTTCAGAATGTGATGGTCACATGGAAGTTCAAGTCCTTCTGCAAAGATCCAGTTCTGGACTACTACTCCACAG CGTATCAGTCCGCCCTTCAGTTGGGTCAGGATCCTGCCAATGACTGCGTGGACTCGCAGCGCACCGTCCGAACCGTGGCTCAGAAACTAGGATCCAACGAGGCGGTGTTGGGCGCCGAGTACAGAGACCGCAAAGTCTACATTCAGAACA AGGCAGATCTGGTCATCAATGAGGTGATGTGGTGGGATAACGGGATGTATTTCTGTGCCGTGGAAGCACCTGGAGACACAGTCGGAGATTCAGACAAAGAGATGAAGCTGATCGTGTACC ACTGGCTGACGGTGCTGTTGATCGTGTTGGGAGCGCTGATGCTCATCATCCTGCTGTGCGTGTGCTGCTGTCAGTGCTGTCCGCAGAAGTGCTGCTGTTACGTGCGCTGCCCCTGCTGCCCGCAGACCTGCTGCTGCCCCGAGAAGG CGGTCATGCAGCACCGGCTGATGAAGGAGGCGCAGAAGGCCATGACGCCGTGGATGAATGGACAGCCGCTCTACGCACCCATGAGCAACCACAGCTCCTCTTACCAGATGAACCCCATGCTGTACGCAG GTTCAGCATCAGGGAAGGGTCACATGACGCCGGTTCAACTGCCGCCTCCACACATGTCCGTTAACATGCCGCCTCCCAGCATCCACGGCAATGGCAGCGTTCACGGGACCAACCAGGTGTTGGACTATCTGGAGGGTCAGGTGCGCGGCATGGATGTGAACGGCCCGCTCTTACAGCCGCAGCACATGTCGTCCCCTCCGCTGCACATGCCGCCCCCTCCGCAGCACATGCCGCAGCACGTCCCCTTCTCCGCCGGCCCTCCCAGCATGCTCTCCGGCCTGGATGATGGCCCCGCCTCACGCAGGTTCCCGTCCGGGTCACGAGGGGCAGGACGCTCCAGCGGCTCGTCTGCCTACAGCGCCTCACACCGCTACCCTCGGCCGGTCATTCCGCGCAGCTACAGCCAGGAGGACGTCCTGGACAGCCGGAGCCAGTCCGGAGGATTCCGTCCCCGCTCGCGATCCAGGGACGATTTGCTGGCCTTCGATCACCGAGGCCCGTCCAGGCGGGATGATTATTCTCCTCCGCCCCGCCGCGGCTCGTGGAGCTCGGCCAACGAGGAGAACAGCAGACGCGGAGGTGCTCGAGGAGCTCGGGGAGGCGGATGGTCCGATCATCCGCCCACTTACAGCGAGTACGAGCCCGGGAAGAAGCCAGTCAAGCGGCCGGAGCGCTTCTCT GATAAGAGTTCTCGCAGCGGCACCAGCATCGTCATCTGA
- the LOC127516070 gene encoding LOW QUALITY PROTEIN: immunoglobulin-like domain-containing receptor 2 (The sequence of the model RefSeq protein was modified relative to this genomic sequence to represent the inferred CDS: deleted 1 base in 1 codon) — MKRKTREKHGPDSATGHETEQFIRISLVRCWISLMAFTAVSRCEAVQVSVRDERRFAMLFQSVVLPCQYSSVSTQTPVIQWWYKSYCRDRTRDAFRFPDALAVHGSELGSSVHLDCGDSGRTVRIVASGQGSSITLAEHYKGRDISIINKADLRIGELQWGDSGVYYCKVVISDDLEGQNEAHVELLVLGQTGLTDDLLPGLNVEIVPEWVFVGAVVVGSALAILLVGVCWCQCCPHSCCCYVRCCCCPETCCCPRHLYEAGKGIKTAVPTPVPMFPPYYIPGMPTMMPIAPPSLIDPNLSTAPSLQHNGSAVQSGFHLQSVSDQSSLKVLQYVEKQLAQFNPSQTLSSSRDTCSMSELSSLHDAETDFRQTYRQVQKKALPAIPDLDDPTDLRTTDLSPVHEGRFTRQPQQRNHVADDNPRWNPRSEHLQRKAFLERGRTGSLDELEEFAMTYMQRGRHGDLGNREDDYRAHERERERERERERDRYPFYCSKRYSPKASPVRRPPSPPPLPGKRRDTWDNDQPQRDPRERDQRDSSGTGSRRDYDDALLNNLLERKAKAGKSGSSKLGRTEEDSDTPSRNSSKKTSERFHSRSPSNQSPRQRTAEDNESLPPYTEKELERSRGAESGQQPFCYTRSGHGSTPSGQEEQNRPRKVSTLLSRDSLIV; from the exons ATGAAGCGAAAAACACGAGAAAAACACGGCCCAGATTCTGCGACGGGTCACGAAACGGAACAATTTATAAGGATTTCACTCGTCAGATGCTGGATTTCACTCATGGCGTTCACAG CGGTGTCGCGGTGTGAGGCCGTGCAGGTCTCTGTTCGTGACGAGCGGCGCTTTGCGATGCTGTTCCAGTCGGTGGTTCTGCCGTGTCAGTACAGCAGCGTCTCCACGCAGACTCCGGTCATCCAGTGGTGGTACAAGTCCTACTGCCGCGATCGCACGCGCGACGCCTTCCGCTTCCCCGACGCGCTGGCCGTCCACGGCTCTGAGCTCGGCTCTTCCGTTCACCTGGACTGCGGGGACAGCGGCCGGACGGTGCGCATCGTGGCGTCTGGACAGGGATCGTCCATCACCCTCGCCGAGCACTACAAGGGCCGAGACATCTCCATCATCAACA AGGCTGACCTGCGCATCGGTGAGCTGCAGTGGGGCGACAGCGGCGTTTACTACTGTAAAGTGGTGATCTCTGATGATCTGGAGGGTCAGAATGAAGCACACGTGGAGCTGCTTGTGTTGG GTCAGACAGGTTTGACCGATGATCTTCTGCCTGGCTTAAATGTGGAGATCGTTCCAG AGTGGGTGTTTGTGGGCGCTGTGGTCGTGGGCAGTGCTCTGGCCATTCTGCTGGTGGGTGTTTGCTGGTGTCAGTGTTGCCCTCATTCATGCTGCTGTTACGTGAGATGCTGCTGCTGCCCAGAGACCTGCTGCTGCCCTCGACACC TGTATGAAGCAGGAAAGGGGATCAAGACAGCAGTTCCCACACCAGTGCCCATGTTCCCTCCATACTACATACCTGGGATGCCCACCATGATGCCCATCGCCCCGCCCTCCCTCATTGACCCAAACCTGTCCACTGCACCATCACTGCAGCACAACGGCTCGGCAG TGCAGAGTGGTTTCCATCTGCAGTCGGTGTCAGATCAGAGCTCTCTGAAGGTGCTGCAGTACGTGGAGAAGCAGCTCGCTCAGTTCAACCCGTCTCAGACGCTTAGCAGCAGCCGAGACA CCTGCAGTATGTCCGAGCTGAGTTCATTACATGATGCAGAAACGGACTTCCGTCAGACCTATCGACAAGTACAAAAAAAAGCTCTACCAGCCATCCCTGATCTCGACGACCCCACTGACCTCCGGACCACAGATTTATCTCCCGTTCACGAGGGA AGATTTACACGACAGCCACAGCAAAGAAATCATGTGGCAGACGACAACCCCAG GTGGAACCCTCGTTCAGAGCACCTGCAGAGGAAGGCTTTCCTGGAACGCGGACGGACCGGATCTTTGGATGAGCTGGAGGAGTTTGCGATGACATATATGCAGCGAGGACGTCACGGTGACCTGGGAAACAGGGAGGACGACTACAGAGCTCACGAACGGGAGCGCGAGAGGGAAAGAGAGCGAGAACGGGATCGCTATCCATTTTATTGTTCCAAACGTTACTCTCCAAAGGCCAGTCCGGTGAGACGCCCACCCAGCCCTCCGCCCCTACCTGGAAAAAGGCGGGACACGTGGGACAATGATCAACCCCAACGGGATCCACGAGAGCGGGATCAGAGAGATTCCAGTGGTACGGGGAGCAGAAGAGACTACGATGATGCCCTTCTCAACAATTTATTGGAACGTAAAGCTAAAGCTGGGAAGAGCGGTTCTTCAAAATTGGGCCGGACCGAAGAGGACTCGGACACGCCTTCCAGAAACAGCTCCAAAAAGACGAGTGAGCGTTTCCACAGCAGGTCTCCAAGCAACCAGTCACCTCGCCAGCGGACGGCGGAGGATAATGAATCCTTGCCACCCTACACAGAGAAGGAACTGGAGCGTTCCCGTGGAGCAGAGTCCGGACAACAACCTTTCTGCTACACGCGCTCCGGTCACGGCTCTACGCCGAGTGGGCAGGAGGAGCAGAACCGCCCTCGTAAAGTG AGCACTCTTCTGAGCAGAGACTCGCTTATAGTTTGA
- the gpa33a gene encoding glycoprotein A33 (transmembrane), paralog a isoform X2, with protein MAAIMGIFGICLLFSGVQVSSSALTVDIPQKVYKIASGDDVTIPCKFLPQGASAQVQVTWTAAPDVPGDPAITIVTYFGPTSIKVPTKYKGRVNLLHDIPNGKADLQLLKVTSKDTRSYECKVEVMNNEEDGVSDTANLIVLVAPSPPICKIEGVSEYYQNINLTCRSEEGTPTPTYKWQRYDTTNIARPNPPKTTDINGVLSLYNITVETSGFFICTSTNEIKSATCNLTLAVMPPSMSMASIGGIVGAIVAVALIFGIIIICCYCCRKKEKAEEYRMGTPEGGEFTDKDPEGKGDGQDEHVSYEEERRVKSADRRDPQDDRSERSYDRRSDYTDRRDDHSDRRERYDRDDRYDDRRDRYDDRRDRYDDRKDRYSDRNDRYDDRRDRYDDRRDRDDDSDHYSERYDSRDRPPSVPPNKPKDPRH; from the exons GAGTGCAGGTGTCGTCTTCGGCCTTGACTGTAGATATCCCACAGAAAGTTTATAAGATTGCCAGTGGTGATGATGTGACGATACCCTGCAAGTTTTTACCCCAAGGTGCGAGTGCACAAGTCCAAGTAACATGGACAGCAGCTCCAGATGTGCCGGGAGATCCAGCG aTCACCATCGTCACTTACTTCGGTCCCACTTCAATTAAAGTGCCGACGAAATATAAAGGCAGGGTCAACCTATTGCACGATATCCCAAATGGAAAAGCCGACCTGCAGCTCCTGAAAGTCACTAGCAAAGACACACGCAGTTATGAGTGCAAAGTTGAGGTTATGAATAATGAAGAGGACGGTGTGTCTGACACGGCCAATCTCATAGTCTTGG TGGCTCCATCGCCGCCCATCTGCAAGATTGAAGGGGTGTCAGAATACTATCAGAACATCAACCTGACCTGTCGCTCGGAGGAGGGAACGCCCACACCAACCTACAAGTGGCAAAGATACGACACCACGAACATCGCTCGGCCGAACCCGCCCAAGACCACTGACA TAAATGGAGTGCTGTCACTCTACAATATTACCGTAGAAACGTCCGGTTTCTTCATCTGCACGTCCACCAATGAGATCAAATCTGCAACGTGTAATCTGACCCTGGCCGTCATGCCAC CGTCCATGAGCATGGCCTCCATTGGAGGGATCGTTGGGGCCATTGTGGCCGTGGCTCTTATCTTTGGAATCATCATCATCTGCTGCTATTGCTGTCGGAAGAAGGAAAAGGCTGAGGAATACAGGATGGG GACTCCTGAAGGAGGAGAATTCACAGACAAGGATCCTGAAGGGAAAGGGGACGGTCAGGATGAACACGTCAGCTACGAGGAAGAGCGTCGTGTGAAAAGCGCAGACAGACGTGATCCGCAAGACGACCGCAGCGAGAGGAGCTACGATCGGCGCAGCGACTACACCGACAGACGAGACGATCACAGTGACCGCCGGGAGAGGTACGATCGAGATGACCGCTACGATGACCGCCGCGACCGCTACGATGACCGCCGTGACCGCTATGATGACCGCAAAGACCGCTACAGTGATCGCAACGACCGCTACGATGACCGCAGAGACCGTTACGATGACCGGAGGGATCGTGACGATGACAGTGACCATTACTCCGAGCGCTACGACAGCCGCGACAGACCTCCCAGCGTTCCGCCCAATAAACCCAAAGACCCGAGACACTGA
- the gpa33a gene encoding glycoprotein A33 (transmembrane), paralog a isoform X1, which translates to MAAILGIFGICLLFSGVQVSSSALTVDIPQKVYKIASGDDVTIPCKFLPQGASAQVQVTWTAAPDVPGDPAITIVTYFGPTSIKVPTKYKGRVNLLHDIPNGKADLQLLKVTSKDTRSYECKVEVMNNEEDGVSDTANLIVLVAPSPPICKIEGVSEYYQNINLTCRSEEGTPTPTYKWQRYDTTNIARPNPPKTTDINGVLSLYNITVETSGFFICTSTNEIKSATCNLTLAVMPPSMSMASIGGIVGAIVAVALIFGIIIICCYCCRKKEKAEEYRMGTPEGGEFTDKDPEGKGDGQDEHVSYEEERRVKSADRRDPQDDRSERSYDRRSDYTDRRDDHSDRRERYDRDDRYDDRRDRYDDRRDRYDDRKDRYSDRNDRYDDRRDRYDDRRDRDDDSDHYSERYDSRDRPPSVPPNKPKDPRH; encoded by the exons ATGGCAGCAATACTGGGAATATTTGGGATTTGTCTGCTGTTCAGCG GAGTGCAGGTGTCGTCTTCGGCCTTGACTGTAGATATCCCACAGAAAGTTTATAAGATTGCCAGTGGTGATGATGTGACGATACCCTGCAAGTTTTTACCCCAAGGTGCGAGTGCACAAGTCCAAGTAACATGGACAGCAGCTCCAGATGTGCCGGGAGATCCAGCG aTCACCATCGTCACTTACTTCGGTCCCACTTCAATTAAAGTGCCGACGAAATATAAAGGCAGGGTCAACCTATTGCACGATATCCCAAATGGAAAAGCCGACCTGCAGCTCCTGAAAGTCACTAGCAAAGACACACGCAGTTATGAGTGCAAAGTTGAGGTTATGAATAATGAAGAGGACGGTGTGTCTGACACGGCCAATCTCATAGTCTTGG TGGCTCCATCGCCGCCCATCTGCAAGATTGAAGGGGTGTCAGAATACTATCAGAACATCAACCTGACCTGTCGCTCGGAGGAGGGAACGCCCACACCAACCTACAAGTGGCAAAGATACGACACCACGAACATCGCTCGGCCGAACCCGCCCAAGACCACTGACA TAAATGGAGTGCTGTCACTCTACAATATTACCGTAGAAACGTCCGGTTTCTTCATCTGCACGTCCACCAATGAGATCAAATCTGCAACGTGTAATCTGACCCTGGCCGTCATGCCAC CGTCCATGAGCATGGCCTCCATTGGAGGGATCGTTGGGGCCATTGTGGCCGTGGCTCTTATCTTTGGAATCATCATCATCTGCTGCTATTGCTGTCGGAAGAAGGAAAAGGCTGAGGAATACAGGATGGG GACTCCTGAAGGAGGAGAATTCACAGACAAGGATCCTGAAGGGAAAGGGGACGGTCAGGATGAACACGTCAGCTACGAGGAAGAGCGTCGTGTGAAAAGCGCAGACAGACGTGATCCGCAAGACGACCGCAGCGAGAGGAGCTACGATCGGCGCAGCGACTACACCGACAGACGAGACGATCACAGTGACCGCCGGGAGAGGTACGATCGAGATGACCGCTACGATGACCGCCGCGACCGCTACGATGACCGCCGTGACCGCTATGATGACCGCAAAGACCGCTACAGTGATCGCAACGACCGCTACGATGACCGCAGAGACCGTTACGATGACCGGAGGGATCGTGACGATGACAGTGACCATTACTCCGAGCGCTACGACAGCCGCGACAGACCTCCCAGCGTTCCGCCCAATAAACCCAAAGACCCGAGACACTGA